The genomic segment AGTTTCTGAGTACAAACAACTGGAAATGCAGATCACACTGTATGCTTCATTCAGAAGGAAGTCTTCCATCCCgtctcacgcgcacacacacacacacacactgaacagtaTCTTTAAACATTACCAGAAACCAGAGGAGTAAAGACATCATCCACCACTGCTGCAATGAATTCATGTCAGCTGTGActgcatcacatacagtataaaacagaGAAGCGTAGCAAAAACAGTTCTTCCATACGTGAACGTCTGAGTCCTGGTTATTTACACTGCTGAGACAGAAGCGGAGAGGCTGGACATCACCGTGCGCATTCCTCCTCCGACAGCATGTTCAGCTGCTGCCACACTCAGCATTTACGTGGATGTGTGGTTCTGTAAACGGTGTCCGTCTGGTACAAAAATCTGTTACTTATTAAAACGGATCTGCAAGCAGGAGAGGCTTTTCCTAGAAACACACCAGCAACCTCGCCATCTACTgattctgctttttctttgcagGTTTAATGGGGgagatctcctcctcctcctcgtcatcttcctcatccGACAGATCAGAGTCTTCAACCTCTGAGGCTGCGAAAGAACCAAAGACAATGTCAAGTCGCTGTCCCCATTTGTATCAAATATAATTACTTCTGAGGCCAGACAGGTCACTTTATTTAATCTGCCATCACAACTGACCTTATGCTCAGTTAGTTAtatgcagcagcacagagtcaTTACAAGCAGCAATAGAAAAAGCCTAATAATGACCATAAAGCATTCAGTGCAGTGCTGCAAAGTATATTCCactgttatttttaaataaatatacttattttaaaatgtagttTTGAATATTCTGTTGAAGGTGTTAAATGGTCTTgaacttgtttaaaaaaacaagcatgaCAAAGTTTTATTAGTTGGGTTAAAGTTGAGTCTTATTGTAGTCCAGTTTGTCTACTATTATTATGGACTAAGATGTTTAGTGTCTACTTAAAAATGAGATCACAACACAAAATCACACTGTTTTCCAGCATGTAGTGCGTCATATTTTCACAATAATTAATGTTGTTGGAAGTGTTACCGATGAGGTGCAGGCCGCTGACAGTCACTGGGCCCGTCCCAGCCTTGAGACGAATGGTCACTGGTGCTTTCAGCTCAAACTCGCCCAGACTCACCTGAGAGGACAATCACTTATCATCTTGTGTGACACATCGGTGTGCCAGTTAGTCGCATCATACGGTACCATAGGCAGACAGCTGATGTGAAGGTTAGCGATGGGCACGGATATGGTCTTCCCCTGGTGGTTCATGGCCGTTACCTCCACCACGTTGCTCTCTTCCTTGGCTCCTTCACCCAGACAAACCTGCAAAAACAGCAAATTACATAATGATTTATTCCCATTCAGAGGCAGCCAGATCAAAGTAGGGCAACGTGATTATCTGTAAGAGGAGACACTGCATTGAAGACGTGGAGTGAATACTGCTGGTAATAGGTCGAAcccgctgctgtgctgcagccgtACGTACCGTCCTGAGTTCGAGGAAGTGCTCCAggtcctcctcttcatcccccTGAAAAGTGTAGAAGGGTACTTTGGAGGACAGCTCGCAGGCTGGAACCAGCACCAAATCAAAATCACATTTGTCATCAGTACTATTTAATGCAGTAACATATAATCACAGCTAAAAAC from the Betta splendens chromosome 15, fBetSpl5.4, whole genome shotgun sequence genome contains:
- the npm3 gene encoding nucleoplasmin-3 → MRTLIVCDAPFIFRGRSIRLKSFNSKSQTVTFAIMAFCDDESSDVGPAGQSKLESFLFTCELSSKVPFYTFQGDEEEDLEHFLELRTVCLGEGAKEESNVVEVTAMNHQGKTISVPIANLHISCLPMVSLGEFELKAPVTIRLKAGTGPVTVSGLHLIASEVEDSDLSDEEDDEEEEEISPIKPAKKKQNQ